Proteins co-encoded in one Arthrobacter alpinus genomic window:
- the rpsC gene encoding 30S ribosomal protein S3, whose protein sequence is MGQKVNPHGFRLGITTDHRSHWFADSNKPGQRYKDFVKEDIQIRALMSTGMDRAGISKVEIERTRDRVRVDIHTARPGIVIGRRGAEADRIRGELEKLTGKQVQLNILEVKNPEADAQLVAQGIAEQLTSRVAFRRAMKKAMQSAQRTGSVKGIRVACAGRLGGAEMSRTEFYREGRVPLHTLRANIDYGFFEAKTVFGRIGVKVWIYKGDVTSKELAAQAAAAPARGRGPRRDGDDRGARGPRAGGDRRRNDRPERTEAAAAVEAPVAAEVAAPAVEGGEA, encoded by the coding sequence GTGGGACAGAAAGTAAACCCGCACGGGTTCCGACTCGGTATCACCACGGATCACCGTTCACATTGGTTCGCGGACAGCAACAAGCCCGGCCAGCGTTACAAGGACTTCGTAAAAGAAGACATCCAGATCCGCGCACTCATGTCCACGGGCATGGACCGCGCAGGTATTTCCAAGGTTGAGATCGAGCGCACCCGTGACCGTGTACGTGTGGATATCCACACCGCACGCCCCGGTATTGTTATCGGTCGTCGTGGAGCAGAAGCAGACCGCATTCGCGGCGAGCTCGAAAAGCTCACCGGCAAGCAGGTTCAGCTGAACATCTTGGAAGTCAAGAACCCGGAAGCTGACGCTCAGCTCGTTGCCCAGGGCATCGCAGAGCAGCTGACTTCACGTGTGGCTTTCCGCCGCGCGATGAAGAAGGCAATGCAGTCCGCACAGCGCACTGGCAGTGTCAAGGGCATCCGTGTCGCTTGTGCCGGTCGCTTGGGTGGCGCTGAAATGTCACGTACCGAGTTCTACCGCGAAGGTCGTGTGCCCCTGCACACCCTGCGTGCCAACATCGATTACGGCTTCTTCGAAGCCAAGACCGTGTTCGGCCGTATTGGTGTCAAGGTCTGGATCTACAAGGGCGATGTCACGTCCAAGGAACTGGCTGCTCAGGCAGCTGCTGCTCCTGCTCGTGGCCGTGGCCCGCGTCGTGACGGCGATGACCGCGGAGCCCGCGGTCCCCGCGCCGGTGGCGACCGTCGTCGTAACGACCGTCCTGAGCGCACCGAGGCAGCTGCCGCGGTTGAAGCTCCTGTAGCTGCAGAGGTTGCGGCTCCGGCAGTAGAAGGAGGAGAGGCGTAA
- the rplP gene encoding 50S ribosomal protein L16: MLIPRRVKHRKQHHPGRSGQATGGTVVSFGEWGIQALTPAYVTNRQIESARIAMTRHIKRGGKVWINIYPDRPLTKKPAETRMGSGKGSPEWWIANVKPGRVLFELSGVSEEVAREALRLAIHKLPLKARIVRREGGE; this comes from the coding sequence ATGCTTATCCCACGTCGCGTAAAGCACCGTAAGCAGCACCACCCCGGTCGTTCGGGTCAGGCTACTGGCGGCACCGTGGTTTCATTCGGCGAGTGGGGCATTCAGGCCCTCACGCCGGCATATGTAACCAACCGTCAGATCGAGTCTGCTCGTATCGCAATGACTCGCCACATCAAGCGTGGCGGTAAGGTGTGGATCAACATCTACCCCGACCGTCCCTTGACGAAGAAGCCTGCTGAAACCCGCATGGGTTCCGGTAAGGGTTCTCCCGAGTGGTGGATCGCAAACGTCAAGCCGGGTCGTGTTCTCTTTGAACTCTCCGGTGTATCAGAAGAGGTAGCACGCGAGGCATTGCGCCTGGCAATCCACAAGCTGCCGTTGAAAGCACGCATTGTGCGTCGCGAAGGTGGTGAGTAG
- the rpmC gene encoding 50S ribosomal protein L29, whose amino-acid sequence MSVGSKELAPAQLDGFDNARLVEELRKAKEELFNLRFQSATGQLESHGRLRVVKRDIARIYTVLRERELGIRPDVVAAAPVEKASKKADKEAKKASKKAEATEEDAK is encoded by the coding sequence ATGTCAGTTGGTTCCAAGGAACTTGCCCCTGCACAGCTTGACGGGTTTGACAATGCACGTCTTGTCGAAGAACTCCGCAAGGCAAAGGAAGAACTGTTCAACCTGCGCTTCCAGTCGGCCACCGGCCAGCTGGAAAGCCACGGTCGTTTGCGCGTTGTAAAGCGCGACATCGCCCGCATCTACACAGTGCTGCGTGAGCGCGAGCTGGGCATTCGCCCGGACGTCGTTGCCGCTGCACCCGTGGAGAAGGCCTCCAAGAAGGCTGACAAGGAAGCCAAGAAGGCCTCCAAGAAGGCTGAAGCAACAGAGGAGGACGCCAAGTGA
- the rpsQ gene encoding 30S ribosomal protein S17, with product MRGYVVSDKMDKTIVVEVEDRVKHALYGKVLRRNKKVKAHDEENSAGIGDLVVISETRPLSATKRFRLVEIVEKAK from the coding sequence ATGCGCGGTTACGTAGTTTCCGACAAGATGGACAAGACCATCGTCGTTGAGGTTGAAGACCGCGTAAAGCACGCTCTTTACGGTAAGGTTCTTCGCCGCAACAAGAAGGTCAAGGCCCACGACGAAGAGAACAGCGCCGGCATCGGCGACCTCGTCGTCATCAGCGAGACCCGCCCGCTCTCCGCAACCAAGCGTTTCCGCCTGGTTGAGATCGTAGAGAAGGCTAAGTAA
- the rplN gene encoding 50S ribosomal protein L14, protein MIQQESRLKVADNTGAKEILTIRVLGGSGRRYAGIGDTIVATVKDAIPGGNVKKGDVVKAVIVRTKKERRRADGSYIKFDENAAVILKADGDPRGTRIFGPVGRELRDKKFMKIISLAPEVL, encoded by the coding sequence GTGATTCAGCAGGAGTCGCGGCTTAAGGTTGCCGACAACACGGGTGCCAAGGAAATCTTGACAATCCGCGTTCTCGGTGGATCTGGGCGCCGCTACGCAGGCATTGGCGACACAATCGTCGCTACCGTCAAGGATGCAATTCCGGGCGGAAACGTTAAGAAGGGTGACGTCGTCAAGGCTGTCATCGTTCGCACCAAGAAGGAACGCCGCCGTGCGGATGGTTCCTACATCAAGTTTGATGAGAATGCAGCTGTCATTCTCAAGGCTGACGGGGACCCCCGCGGTACCCGTATCTTCGGCCCGGTTGGCCGTGAACTTCGTGATAAGAAATTCATGAAGATCATCTCGTTGGCTCCGGAGGTGCTGTAA
- the rplX gene encoding 50S ribosomal protein L24, producing MAKIKKGDLVQVITGAKAERGGDRGKQGKVLKVYSETNRVLVEGVNRVTKHTKAGQTERGTNTGGIEIVEAPIHISNVAVVDPSTKKPTRVGYRTEIVERDGRKREVRIRVAKTSGKDLA from the coding sequence ATGGCAAAGATCAAGAAGGGTGACCTGGTTCAGGTCATCACAGGCGCCAAGGCTGAGCGTGGCGGCGACCGTGGCAAGCAGGGCAAGGTCCTGAAGGTCTACTCCGAAACCAACCGCGTGTTGGTCGAAGGCGTAAACCGTGTCACCAAGCACACCAAGGCCGGTCAGACGGAACGTGGCACCAACACTGGTGGCATCGAAATCGTCGAGGCTCCCATTCACATCTCAAACGTTGCTGTAGTGGACCCGTCCACGAAGAAGCCGACTCGCGTTGGTTACCGCACCGAAATCGTTGAGCGCGATGGCCGCAAGCGTGAAGTACGCATCCGCGTTGCCAAGACCTCGGGGAAGGATCTGGCATGA